A section of the bacterium genome encodes:
- the recN gene encoding DNA repair protein RecN, whose protein sequence is MLEWIKIQDLAIISQAYVDFKSGLNVLTGETGAGKSILIDSIEFLSGKRASSLDVRHGSPYAVIEGSLNVSAKASPMWMIMEELGLPRDDNTIHLKRVISASGKSKAFVNLSPCTVGTLTELAKHWLDMTGQHSQSQLADEKNYLDLLDQFCNHTELLNEYKSKFDQLKAIDQDISDLKEQEKRFEQEKDFLEYQYTELEKAGLELGELQELSDQEKVLKNAEKLADGIQAATALLEDPEGILDKVNALSLVIDQMRKAHSDSKTQNITEQLALVLEPLNQISLDLSLLQSNLEFEPEHIEKINERLSVLQAIKRKYGSIETAITERDRLKGLIDKQMDLAASFEELEKSKEAVLKLCRQLAKEIHQNRIKNGEQFASKISNELKKLGMDQAEFLVEVLPGQEGYFDQKTKQVFSAKGTDKVGFLFSPNLGEGKKPLESIASGGELSRILLAIKSIAALEQGNQKVFLFDEVDTGIGGETAERVGIHLKQLSFSSQVLCVTHLAQVACYADHHLYIEKQAQEGRTQALVKSLTTEDQKQEIARMIGGINITSKVIEHATELLNRKNEMQQLNKSI, encoded by the coding sequence ATGCTGGAATGGATAAAAATTCAGGATTTGGCTATTATTTCTCAAGCTTATGTAGACTTTAAGTCTGGGCTTAATGTCTTGACGGGAGAAACAGGGGCAGGAAAGTCAATTTTGATTGATTCGATTGAATTTTTATCTGGTAAGCGGGCATCGTCTTTGGATGTGAGGCATGGGTCACCGTATGCAGTTATTGAAGGAAGTCTTAATGTTTCTGCTAAGGCTTCGCCTATGTGGATGATCATGGAAGAGTTGGGCTTGCCAAGAGATGACAATACGATTCATTTAAAAAGAGTCATATCGGCCAGCGGCAAAAGTAAAGCCTTTGTTAATCTGAGCCCCTGTACAGTCGGCACTCTAACAGAACTGGCCAAACATTGGTTGGATATGACAGGGCAACATAGTCAGAGTCAATTGGCAGATGAGAAGAACTACTTGGATCTCTTAGATCAATTCTGTAACCACACTGAACTCCTCAACGAATACAAATCCAAATTTGATCAGTTAAAAGCGATTGATCAAGATATTTCCGATTTAAAAGAGCAAGAAAAACGATTTGAACAAGAAAAAGATTTTTTAGAATACCAATATACAGAGCTTGAAAAAGCAGGCTTGGAGTTGGGAGAGCTACAAGAGTTGTCTGACCAAGAAAAAGTATTGAAAAATGCTGAGAAACTGGCGGATGGTATTCAAGCGGCTACAGCTTTGCTGGAAGACCCAGAGGGTATTTTAGATAAAGTGAATGCTTTATCCTTGGTTATTGACCAAATGAGAAAAGCACACAGCGACAGCAAAACACAAAATATCACTGAACAACTGGCTTTAGTTTTAGAACCTTTGAATCAAATATCTTTGGATCTGTCATTGCTGCAAAGTAATTTAGAGTTTGAGCCAGAACATATTGAAAAAATCAATGAGCGTTTATCTGTTCTGCAGGCAATCAAAAGAAAATATGGAAGCATAGAGACGGCAATTACTGAAAGAGATCGGCTAAAAGGGTTGATTGACAAGCAAATGGATTTGGCAGCCAGTTTTGAGGAGCTGGAGAAATCAAAAGAAGCTGTGCTTAAATTGTGTCGTCAATTGGCTAAAGAAATCCACCAAAACCGCATCAAAAATGGAGAGCAGTTTGCTAGCAAGATTAGTAACGAACTTAAAAAGCTTGGTATGGATCAAGCGGAATTTTTGGTTGAGGTGTTGCCTGGTCAAGAAGGTTATTTTGATCAAAAAACCAAACAGGTATTTAGCGCTAAGGGGACAGATAAAGTAGGATTTTTATTTTCACCTAATCTTGGTGAAGGTAAAAAGCCCTTGGAAAGTATTGCCTCAGGGGGCGAACTTTCAAGGATTTTGTTGGCAATCAAGAGTATTGCTGCTTTAGAGCAAGGTAATCAAAAAGTATTTTTATTTGATGAAGTGGATACTGGTATTGGTGGTGAAACCGCTGAACGTGTTGGTATCCATCTTAAGCAGTTGTCATTCAGTTCTCAAGTGTTATGTGTGACGCACCTGGCTCAAGTTGCATGTTATGCCGATCATCACTTATACATTGAAAAACAAGCTCAAGAAGGTAGAACGCAAGCATTGGTCAAAAGCCTCACTACAGAAGATCAAAAACAAGAGATTGCACGCATGATTGGTGGAATTAATATCACTTCAAAAGTTATTGAGCATGCCACAGAGTTGCTTAATCGTAAAAATGAAATGCAGCAGTTGAATAAAAGTATATGA
- a CDS encoding NAD(P)-dependent glycerol-3-phosphate dehydrogenase, whose protein sequence is MNVLVIGTGSWGTALASVLAKNGNTVLMWSRNPEHIDQLKQNSNNPNYHPDIELPNTIQFTSQTNITESFDIIVYACPSYAVKKVLLKLELNINDQTIFVSTAKGIHNTSLKTVSQSLTDLYGIDWIKKRFATLSGPSFAHDVIRQKPTAVTVATYNTSTAIKVQQAFHCPTFHAYRTDDVIGVELAGALKNVIAIAAGVCDGLKLGPSARSALITRGLAEIIRIGLAQGAKVETFSGLAGLGDLLLTCTSDLSRNRRVGKMLASGLSLRQTIKQLGQVAEGIRTTKSAYKMIQKMGTQSVIMMQIYQAIYEHKPLKDALNAILYQGAEKEI, encoded by the coding sequence ATGAATGTTTTGGTCATAGGCACTGGGAGCTGGGGAACAGCTTTAGCGAGTGTTTTGGCAAAAAATGGAAATACTGTTTTAATGTGGAGCAGAAACCCAGAACATATTGACCAGTTGAAACAAAACTCAAACAACCCCAACTATCACCCAGACATTGAGCTACCCAACACCATTCAATTTACCAGCCAGACTAATATAACAGAAAGCTTTGATATTATTGTTTACGCTTGTCCTTCGTATGCTGTAAAAAAAGTATTGCTTAAACTTGAACTCAACATCAATGATCAAACTATTTTTGTCTCCACAGCTAAAGGTATTCACAATACAAGTTTAAAAACTGTTAGCCAAAGCCTTACTGACTTATATGGAATAGATTGGATAAAAAAACGCTTTGCAACACTTTCTGGTCCAAGCTTTGCTCACGATGTCATCCGTCAAAAGCCAACAGCGGTCACAGTTGCAACTTACAACACCTCTACTGCAATAAAAGTGCAACAAGCATTTCATTGCCCAACGTTTCACGCTTACCGTACAGATGATGTTATTGGCGTAGAGTTGGCGGGGGCTTTGAAAAACGTTATTGCTATTGCTGCTGGTGTTTGTGATGGCTTGAAGCTTGGGCCAAGCGCTCGTTCAGCACTGATTACAAGGGGTTTAGCAGAAATCATAAGAATAGGTTTAGCACAAGGAGCAAAAGTAGAAACGTTTTCTGGCTTAGCAGGGCTTGGCGATTTACTTTTAACCTGCACCAGTGATTTATCAAGAAATAGACGGGTTGGAAAGATGCTCGCAAGTGGTTTATCCTTGCGACAGACTATCAAACAATTAGGACAAGTTGCTGAAGGTATAAGAACCACAAAATCTGCTTATAAAATGATTCAAAAGATGGGAACTCAAAGCGTTATTATGATGCAAATTTATCAGGCCATCTATGAACACAAACCTCTAAAAGATGCTCTTAATGCTATTCTTTATCAGGGGGCAGAAAAAGAAATCTGA
- a CDS encoding DUF393 domain-containing protein, translating to MVKAFYDGACYVCDGEVNLYKKHNSRIEWINIAEPGFDAEKYQLTAQEVDASLHTIDEHGTVYKGVDSFILIWNHLPKPYPYFSKIIKLPIIYGLAKIAYACFAKLRVYLPKKNVCEINPKQDKDPS from the coding sequence ATGGTCAAAGCATTTTATGACGGCGCATGCTATGTATGCGATGGAGAAGTTAATCTTTATAAAAAGCACAACAGCCGTATCGAATGGATCAATATCGCTGAACCAGGCTTTGACGCCGAGAAATATCAGCTTACAGCACAAGAGGTCGACGCGTCATTGCACACCATTGATGAACATGGAACAGTTTACAAAGGCGTTGACTCGTTTATTTTAATTTGGAACCACTTACCCAAACCTTATCCGTATTTCTCAAAAATTATTAAACTCCCGATCATTTATGGTTTGGCAAAAATTGCTTACGCTTGCTTTGCTAAACTTAGGGTTTACCTCCCTAAAAAAAACGTTTGTGAGATAAATCCAAAACAAGACAAGGATCCGTCATAA
- a CDS encoding glutathione peroxidase, giving the protein MIKSVFKSFLCVSVFFTAHLNTAYAAKKGHAMLLNQTTTLLNGQKINLNDFAGKVILFVNTASYCGYTSQYKELQQLHERYETQGFTVIAIPCNNFGNQEPGTAEEIKQFLAEKGYTVTFPILSKRDALGDEQSDLFHQLTQMAPKDGKSIDVQWNFEKFLVNRKQEVVARFRSSTDPMDAKILTAIEKALKDTP; this is encoded by the coding sequence ATGATTAAATCAGTGTTTAAAAGTTTTTTGTGCGTGTCTGTTTTTTTCACAGCACATTTAAACACAGCTTATGCAGCAAAGAAAGGACATGCCATGCTTCTTAATCAAACCACAACCCTGCTTAACGGCCAAAAAATAAATCTTAATGATTTTGCTGGTAAAGTTATTTTATTTGTTAACACCGCTTCCTACTGCGGATACACCAGTCAGTACAAAGAACTTCAACAGCTGCATGAACGTTATGAAACTCAGGGCTTTACAGTTATTGCTATACCTTGCAATAACTTTGGCAACCAAGAGCCCGGTACAGCCGAAGAAATAAAGCAATTTCTTGCTGAAAAAGGTTACACCGTTACTTTTCCCATACTTTCTAAAAGAGATGCTCTGGGTGATGAGCAAAGTGATTTATTTCATCAACTTACTCAAATGGCGCCAAAGGATGGAAAATCAATCGATGTTCAGTGGAATTTTGAAAAATTTTTAGTGAATCGCAAACAAGAGGTTGTCGCTCGCTTTCGTTCATCAACCGATCCAATGGATGCTAAAATTCTAACTGCTATTGAAAAAGCATTAAAAGATACGCCATGA
- a CDS encoding NAD(P)-binding protein has translation MTSKKKPKIAMVGAGACSTFLSQMLTPYFQIDCFEKSRGIGGRAAYRRYSDTNFIHGAQAFRVRDQSFFQYLNPMIEGDLLYEWVPKLISYDEFGKTFKRLWYEKRYSHCHSIAHFLKDIACFDSLYTQAKINSIAVDNRDHVVLATDDEVFKGYSFCLITAPPVQAKQLLSLNTEQEPKIKKIQSQYVSMLSLTQDNRSQWEVAYGQNMFLEKIIRMKHEQNLSNNYVVFSEILDNPNDFDKNSLRPNAYDKMKLEFFNFLKSDEDQLEHEEHHYWRYRKTMMDTDQKFYCDKSEKIYICGDSFFESNDIQAAFLSAQAVVNDLKKKGVLLV, from the coding sequence ATGACGTCAAAAAAAAAGCCAAAAATAGCCATGGTTGGCGCTGGTGCATGCAGTACATTTTTATCTCAAATGTTGACGCCTTATTTTCAAATAGACTGTTTTGAAAAATCCAGAGGTATCGGGGGGAGGGCCGCATACAGGCGGTACAGCGATACAAACTTTATTCACGGAGCACAGGCTTTCAGGGTTAGAGATCAATCATTTTTTCAATACTTAAACCCTATGATTGAAGGTGACTTACTTTATGAATGGGTGCCAAAGCTGATTAGTTATGATGAATTTGGCAAAACCTTTAAAAGACTGTGGTATGAAAAACGTTATTCACATTGTCACAGTATTGCGCATTTTTTAAAAGATATTGCTTGTTTTGATTCTTTGTATACACAGGCAAAAATTAATTCTATTGCTGTAGATAATAGAGATCATGTTGTTTTAGCGACTGATGATGAGGTTTTTAAAGGCTATTCCTTTTGCCTCATTACAGCGCCACCGGTTCAGGCAAAGCAGCTGTTGAGTCTCAACACAGAGCAAGAACCAAAGATAAAAAAAATTCAATCTCAATATGTATCAATGTTAAGTTTAACTCAAGACAACCGTTCACAGTGGGAAGTTGCTTATGGTCAGAACATGTTCTTAGAAAAAATTATAAGAATGAAACACGAACAAAACTTAAGCAACAACTATGTTGTGTTTTCTGAAATTTTAGATAACCCCAATGACTTTGACAAGAACTCTTTAAGACCCAACGCTTATGATAAAATGAAATTAGAGTTTTTTAACTTCCTTAAATCTGATGAAGATCAACTTGAACATGAAGAGCATCATTATTGGCGATACAGAAAAACAATGATGGATACAGATCAAAAATTTTACTGTGATAAGAGTGAAAAAATATATATTTGTGGTGATAGCTTTTTTGAATCCAACGATATTCAAGCAGCATTTTTAAGCGCGCAAGCTGTGGTGAATGACCTTAAGAAAAAAGGAGTTCTTCTTGTTTAA
- a CDS encoding DUF2256 domain-containing protein → MILDKTEKICLSCYRYFSYRKKWAGVWSDVKYCSEKCKKYKLKYKDHEYCVQLKLYIRAEHPKKIFTNHLSGFMGERNKNLLNTMIRKLYIDNTISVFDQKGKKVSPLLEKGPYYIALSSI, encoded by the coding sequence ATGATTTTGGATAAGACAGAAAAAATATGTTTGTCGTGTTATCGTTATTTTAGCTACAGAAAAAAATGGGCAGGTGTTTGGAGTGACGTCAAATACTGCAGTGAAAAATGTAAAAAATATAAACTGAAATACAAAGACCATGAATACTGTGTTCAATTAAAGCTTTATATTAGAGCGGAACATCCTAAAAAAATTTTTACGAATCATCTGAGTGGTTTTATGGGTGAACGGAATAAAAATTTATTGAATACTATGATTAGAAAACTTTACATTGACAATACAATCAGTGTCTTTGATCAAAAAGGAAAAAAAGTGTCTCCCTTGTTGGAAAAGGGACCTTATTACATTGCCTTGAGTTCGATATAG
- a CDS encoding pyridoxamine 5'-phosphate oxidase family protein: MQAFYQDYYDKAWQLMALGQKSRKSCFRTAAFSTISSDFPELRTVVIRKTDQASQTIVFHTDTRSQKVNELKNNPNCCLLFYSKPHAVQIRVYAQARIHTNNKTAEQRWKTMIPLSKRCYIAKAPGTVLAVDESEHAKQLQTREPLPHEHEQGYHNFAVVQCKVEKIDYLDLNFEGHTRIVFDLSSHILAKKVAP; encoded by the coding sequence ATGCAAGCGTTTTATCAGGATTACTATGATAAAGCTTGGCAGTTGATGGCCTTAGGTCAAAAAAGCCGTAAGTCTTGCTTTAGAACAGCTGCGTTTTCTACGATATCTTCAGATTTTCCAGAGCTTAGAACTGTGGTGATACGAAAAACAGATCAAGCAAGTCAAACAATAGTGTTTCATACAGACACAAGAAGCCAGAAAGTAAATGAACTTAAAAACAATCCTAACTGTTGTTTATTGTTCTACAGTAAGCCGCATGCAGTTCAAATTAGAGTTTATGCGCAAGCACGGATTCATACAAATAATAAAACAGCTGAGCAGCGCTGGAAGACAATGATCCCATTGTCAAAAAGATGTTATATTGCAAAAGCACCGGGAACAGTTTTAGCTGTTGATGAGTCTGAGCACGCTAAACAGCTTCAAACAAGAGAGCCTTTGCCCCATGAGCATGAACAGGGTTATCATAACTTTGCAGTTGTTCAGTGCAAGGTTGAAAAAATAGATTATCTTGATTTAAATTTTGAAGGTCATACTCGCATTGTATTTGATTTGAGTTCCCACATTTTAGCTAAAAAGGTGGCCCCCTGA
- a CDS encoding TIGR03643 family protein, translated as MFKLRYEKLSPGDISKIIKRALGDEFSFDDICKDYDLVHGDIIKIMRKNISRRAFKNWRQRSTSTLRNGKKHSKKQTALS; from the coding sequence TTGTTTAAGTTGCGCTATGAAAAACTGAGCCCAGGAGATATTTCAAAAATAATTAAACGTGCATTGGGCGATGAGTTTTCATTTGATGACATTTGCAAAGACTATGACCTGGTGCATGGAGATATTATAAAAATAATGCGCAAAAATATATCAAGGCGTGCATTTAAAAACTGGAGACAAAGAAGTACCAGTACACTTAGAAATGGAAAAAAACACAGTAAAAAACAAACTGCTTTGTCTTAA
- a CDS encoding ArsA family ATPase, with the protein MPRVILISGKGGVGKTTVAAATAAACAKEGKKTHLISLDSAHSLADALDLPSDLFDKKNGRIQELSPNLSFQEIDVQEELKTYWKDIYSFFSAVLKTSGLSNVVAQELAVFPGMEDVVALLYINQFVRENTYDVLVLDCPPTGESLRFVSLPTTLEWYMEKIFKVERTALKAIRPIAKTLTKLPMPEETYFAAIEKLFDGLNGVEKILLDPKVTSVRLVTSPEKMIVRETQRAFTYFSLYGVMCDLIIINKVINKDNALHNTWYEVQQKHISSLNEHFGQVPLRKVPWYSQEMIGLENLKTIGTELYPNQDASSTLSSEAPFKITEDETQYTLTLKTPNLGQKSIDLNRHQDYLTLRVGNFKRQLLLPRAILNEKILSAKIKKEHLNITFTKGASA; encoded by the coding sequence ATGCCTCGCGTAATATTAATTTCAGGCAAAGGCGGCGTAGGCAAAACAACGGTTGCGGCAGCTACAGCTGCTGCCTGCGCTAAAGAAGGTAAAAAAACACACCTTATATCACTGGACAGCGCTCACTCCTTGGCTGATGCTTTAGACTTGCCCAGTGACTTGTTTGACAAAAAAAATGGTCGCATTCAAGAACTCTCTCCAAATCTAAGTTTCCAAGAAATAGATGTGCAAGAGGAATTAAAAACATACTGGAAAGACATCTACTCTTTTTTTTCAGCTGTGCTTAAAACCTCAGGGCTAAGCAATGTTGTAGCACAAGAACTGGCCGTGTTTCCGGGAATGGAAGATGTTGTGGCCTTACTGTACATAAATCAATTTGTTCGAGAGAACACGTACGATGTGCTTGTTCTTGATTGCCCCCCTACCGGAGAATCATTACGTTTTGTCAGCCTTCCTACCACCTTAGAGTGGTACATGGAGAAAATTTTTAAAGTGGAGCGTACTGCTTTAAAAGCCATTCGCCCTATAGCTAAAACCCTCACCAAACTTCCCATGCCGGAAGAAACATATTTTGCTGCCATTGAGAAGCTCTTTGATGGACTCAACGGCGTAGAAAAAATTCTACTTGATCCAAAAGTCACTTCTGTCCGGCTGGTAACCTCACCTGAAAAAATGATTGTTCGTGAAACACAGCGCGCCTTTACCTACTTTTCTTTGTATGGTGTGATGTGCGACCTCATTATCATCAATAAAGTCATCAACAAAGACAATGCTCTCCACAATACTTGGTATGAGGTGCAACAAAAACATATTTCAAGTTTGAATGAACACTTCGGCCAAGTCCCTCTAAGAAAGGTTCCGTGGTACTCTCAAGAAATGATTGGGCTTGAAAATCTAAAAACCATTGGCACTGAACTTTACCCTAATCAAGACGCAAGCTCAACGCTTAGCTCAGAAGCTCCTTTTAAAATCACTGAAGATGAAACCCAGTATACCTTAACCTTAAAAACCCCGAATCTTGGACAAAAATCCATTGATTTAAACCGTCACCAAGACTACCTTACTCTCCGGGTAGGTAATTTTAAAAGACAACTACTCCTGCCTCGCGCAATCTTGAATGAAAAAATTTTAAGCGCAAAAATAAAAAAAGAACATTTAAACATCACCTTTACCAAAGGAGCATCCGCATGA